GGTGGTTTTTCCCTTGGAACCCCTAAATCCTATCTTATGTTCTATGTTGCCATGGGCGCCATGGTGACACTATCCCTTCTATTAGGGCGAAGATCCTTTTGCCATTATGGCTGTATGTTGGCTCCTTTATGATTTTGGGGAAGTGGGCGGCGAGAAAATTTAATACTCATCATTTTCATCTTGTAGCAGACAGCTCAAAATGCATTGACTGCAAGCTCTGTACAAAAAACTGTCCCATGAGCCTTGATGTGAATGCCATGGTTCGCTTGGGAGATATGTATTCTTCTGAGTGTATTTCTTGCGGTGCATGTGTAGATGTTTGTCCCAAAAAAGTTATTTTCTTCTCCTTTTCTTCCCCCAAAAATGATCGTCATTAAGTGGCTGTGCTTTTCACAGCCACTTAATATATTAATTAATATTTAAAATTCTCCCCCCAAAGCACCCTTCTCGTTGTTGTCTCTTGCTGATTGTCTT
This region of Aminobacterium colombiense DSM 12261 genomic DNA includes:
- a CDS encoding 4Fe-4S binding protein; the encoded protein is MILGKWAARKFNTHHFHLVADSSKCIDCKLCTKNCPMSLDVNAMVRLGDMYSSECISCGACVDVCPKKVIFFSFSSPKNDRH